The Virgibacillus sp. SK37 region GGAAGACAATTGGGAATGGTTATGTATGGAAAGGGAAAATGAAGAATAAAGCAAAGGATGGAACTTATTATTGGGTAGATACAACCATTGTTCCCTTTTTGAAAGAAAATGGCAAACCTTATCAGTATATTTCCATTCGCCATGATATTACTAAACTAAAAGAGTATGAAGAAACAATTAAACAAATGGCATTTCAGGATTCCCTTACTTTATTACCAAATCGTAACTCTTTAAGTGAATGGCTAAGCTGTCAAATAATGGAGAGTAAAGGGGTCACTGTTCTGTTTATAGATATTGATCGGTTCAAATCTATTAATGATACCTTTGGGCATAATACTGGAGATGTGTTACTAAAAGAGGTTGCAAAAAGATTAAAAAGTTGCGTACGTTCAACCGATTTTATTGTACGACAGGGTGGAGATGAATTTATTATCTTCTTAAATGGAATAGTGGATAGAAATGATGTAATGGTGGTAGTATATGATATTTTGGAACAGTTCCGTTTTCCTTTTCTTATAAAAGGTGAACAGATTTCTGTAACAGCAAGTATTGGGATTAGTATTTCTGAAGAGAAAAATGACGACTATTTACAATTGGGTGAGATATTAATTCTACAAGCTGATACCGCTATGTACCATGCAAAAAAACAGTGCGGTAATACATATTGTTTCAATACAGATGACCAAAATGATGAAATGCAACGATATTACCAGGTTGAACAGGAAGTGAAGAAGGCACTAAGTCAAAATCAGTTTTCCGTTGTTTATCAACCCCTTGTTAATTTAAAAAATGACCAAATAATAGGGGTGGAAGCATTACTGCGTTGGTATAATCCAAGGATAGGTCCTGTATCACCTGCTGAGTTTATTCCATTACTGGAGGAACTTGGTAACATTATTTCAGTGGGGAGATGGGTTTTAAAAACGGTTTGTAGTCAGATGAAATCCTGGCAAGATAAAGGTATTTTAATTGAACGAGCTGCTGTAAACGTTTCACCAATTCAATTGAGAGATACGAATTTTGTTAGTGATGTAAAACAAATTTTAAAAGAGACACATCTCAATCCTAAATACCTAGAATTAGAGATTACAGAGGGTACAATTCTTCAGTTAGGTAGGGCAGAAAAAAACCTACATGAATTAAGAGCTCTTGGAATACATATTTCCATTGATGATTTTGGAACTGGATACTCCTCTTTAAGCTATTTAAAAAAGTTACCTGTCAATACCTTAAAAATTGATAAGTCGTTTATTCATGATTTAGACATAGAAGATGAAGTTATTGTAAACACCATTATTAATATGGGGAAAAGCCTTAAATTTAAAGTACTTGCAGAGGGAATTGAAAGTGAAGATCAACTGCTATACCTTAAATCGCAGGATTGTCATGAGGGACAAGGTTACTATTTTAGTAAACCTGTAGAAGCTGATGAAATTCAAAAAATTTATCAAGAACATTTTACTTGTATAGAAGAAGAGCACTATTCAAGCTAAAGACGGCATTTTTGTTTAGATTAATTTAACTTTCCATAAAGCTAAAATAATAAGATATTTAATCTAATAGTAAAAAACGAAAATGAAAATGGTTACATAAAAGGAAAAGAGGTCTACGTATGACGACAAAACAACATGTTTTAAGCCAAGATGGAATGTTTACTGCTATTGAACGGTCCCTTGCAATGATTTTATTTGATTCGCATGGAAAGATTTTATGGGCTAATAATAATTTCGTACAAGTAATTGGATATAAAGTTGAAGAATTAAAAAATATGAATCATAAACAGCTATGTTTATCTGAGTTTGTTAATAGTCGCAACTATGATGTTTTTTGGAGTAATTTACGCAATAATAAGGCTTTTCATGATAAAGTAGAAAGGGTTAAAAAAGATGGGAGTATATTGTGGCTGGATGCAACGTATACCCCTGTGCTAAATGAAGAAGGACATATCGAGGGTGTAATAAAGATAGCGACGGATATAACCCCACGAGAAACTTTCTTAAAAAACAGTTCAGATGAATTTATTGCTTTAGTTCAGGAAATGACAGCAAGTACAAATGTAGTGCACAACGCCTCACAGAAGTCTGTGAACGATATGAAAAAATTAGTAGATGAATCTAAGATTGTAAAAGAAAATGTAGAAAAGATTCAATCTATGGCTTCTGTTGTAAAAGATATAGCAGCCCAATCGAACTTACTCGGTTTAAATGCAAGCATTGAAGCAGCTAGGGCGGGGGATTATGGACGTGGATTTTCTGTTGTTGCTAGTGAGGTTAGGAAGATGGCAGATACAAGTAAAAATGCGGCTGAAGATATTTCAAGTCAATTAAATCACATTTTGAATTCAGTAACGGTTATGGCTGAAATGGTAAAACAAGTTACTGAAAATATAAATAAAAATTCGGATTCTATTGATGAACTTAAAGGTGCCTATGAACATATTACTAAAACAGCAGAGGAACTGTCGAATATAATTTGAATAGTATAGGTTTAATAATAATAATCTACATAAAACAAGGATTTAGTCTAATAAGGTGGAAAAGAGGAGGTTGAGTCTACGATTAATTATCGAGTTCTACCTCCTCTTTCTATTCGTTATAAGATGACTATCTTCCAAGACTAAATACTAAATAATAGTTACTACATGTTTTTGAAATTTGTAGCTAGGTATTTGAATTGTGATAAGATTTGAACCGGTACATATTAGCATCTGCTTTAGAAATTAAACTTTCAAAGGTTTTGTCATCTGAGGGGTAAATAGCTTTTCCGATTGAAACAGATAAGCCATTGTGCCTCCAGTGTTTTCCTTTTATTGAACCTTTAAAATGGCTTACCTTTTGATTTAACATTGTTTCATCAGTAAAAGAGGAAACTATTAAAAATTCATCCCCTCCCCATCTTGCCACAATATCTTCAGACGCAAAGCTATCTATCAGAAGATCAGATATACACTTCAAAACTTGATCTCCAGTTTCATGTCCAAGGTTGTCATTAATTTGTTTAAAATCATTAACATCCAAAAGTATGATTGCTAGCTTATTTCTTTTCCTCTTAGCCTTTGAAAAGGATTTTTGAATATTATCTAGTACATAACGCCGATTGAATAGTCCTGTTAGAGAATCTCTGTTTGCTTTATACACAGATTTGTCGTATTCCCTTCCTAAATACCATCCAACTATCATCAGGATGCTGGCGGGTAATGGGATACCGTGAGGAGTTTCACCAAAATTCAATTTAACAAAGGTTCTAATAACAATAATTATTATGGCTACAAATGTAATACCAGTAATTCGTCCTTTATAACCCATTTGACCACCTTCAACTTGTCTGTTTATACTATTTATGTTAGATGTACTATTGAAATTATATTGGGATTAGGACAATTAATCAATTTTTATTATGATTTTTTGGGTATTAAAGTAGTTTTCGCTCAATGTTAGATTCAGGCTGGATCCAATAGTAAGTCAATCATTTTTTTTGTTTGATATTCTTTCAATCTGTTCAATGAAAGTCACGAGTTACCTACAAACTCTATTCAGTTTTTCCCTTTTTATAGCAATATAGGAGGGTTCTATTCACCCCATCCTATCCGATTACATTACTCTTGTATTTATTATAATTCTGTTTCTAACTTTGTTAACAGATCAAGGACAGCATCTGATGCCTCTACAACTAACTCAAATGCTTTTTCGGCTGAGGACATATCCCCTTGTTCATAATATGCAACTGCCTTTCTCGCATGAACATGCACAGCTTTATGTGGCCCTTCAAGTTGCTTGAAGGTCGTATTGTTTTTCACCTTAGAAGGTAAATCACTATAATACCATTTACCTAGCCTACACGTTTCATGTGAGTTCACCTGTTCTAAATCAATTTTTTCTAGCCCAAGTAACATATTATAAATTTTCCATTTCCATAGGAGGTGGTCGGTTTTTGAAACTTTGATAGTATCTTTTGCGTTTAAACGAATATTTGTCTTAAAAAATGTATTGCGATATTCCTCCATTTGTTTACTTAAATCAAGGATAACTTTGGCCGTCTGTTTTGCAATTTCCTGTGAACTATCGCTTAGTTCGAAAATTGCCGAGTTACGTTGTGCAATTTCATTAATAGCTGCAGTTTGTTCTTCTGACATCGCTGCAATATGTGAAGTCGCTTCATTGATGTCTTGCATTGCAGATACAATTTTATTTAGTTCGTCATCAGCGATTTTAGCACCAGACACACTTTTTTTCATCAACTGTTCTGTACTAGTCATTTGATTCGTTACTTGATTTGCAACATTTTGCAACGCTTGCATATTGGTTGATATTAGTAAGGTTTGCTCTTTAGTGTGTTCAGCTAACTGTCTTACTTCATTTGCTACAACTGCAAAGCCTTTTCCTTGCTCTCCCGCACGTGCGGCTTCGATACTAGCGTTTAATGCAAGTAAGTTAGTCTGTTCCGTAATTTGTTTAATCACTTCAACAATATGATATGTTTTTTCTATCTCTTGATTAAGATTATTAACCTGACCCACCATTTGATTATAAACTCGACCAACTTGTTCAATATCTTCTAAAGTTGAATTCACAATTTTTTTGCTTTGCTCCGCAGACCGAACAGCGTCGTCTGTTGCTTCAGCCGCCTCTATTGAGTGATTTGCTACTTCTTCAATTGAAGCACTTACTTGCTCAGTCGCAGTTGAAACACTATAACTTTCGCCATTCATATTATCCATTTTAGTTAATAGCTGCTTTGATGTATCAAGTTGAGTGGTGTAATTTAGAGTATCGGAAATACCAAATAAAAGAGATTTAAAAGTTTCTTCCATGTAAACCTCGACAATAAGTTGTTGATCAAATGCAGCCAACTTTTGAATAGAAAGAACAGTTTTCATCATCCGATTTGGTTCGCTATGCCACTTTTCCATTACAATAGAAGTTATAATCTGCATTAATAGATGATGGGCTGAAATAAAGTGTTCTGCTGTCAAATTTATACGACTATGTACTTGTCCGACTATAATCCTTGTCATAACATATTCTTTATTTACTTCAGCCTGTAAAAATTGTTCTAGGTATTTTTCCATCGTCTTTTGTAAACGCTCTATAGTCGAATGTTGAATAATCATATTCTTTAGATGGTCAACGGCTGTGATGGTATCGTAAAACTGATTGATGATTTCATTTTTATAAGGCAACAGGATAGTAGATGCCTCACGAATATCGTTTAAATTATCTTGACTTATATTCATAAATGCTAGTCGATCCCTTACCCTGTTGCCTACCTCTTTAATATCGGGACCAGAACGATTGATGTATTCATTCCATGGCTTGGTTTTTTTCATAAATAGCTTCATTTTTTACCTCCAATAAACTGTTTTTTTGTTAGGTTAAAAATATTTAGATACTAAAAGATTTAGTTGATGAAGATGGCATTTTTATATATTGTATGAATATATTACGGTGATTTAATTCGTCTTCCAGTAAGGCCACAAAATCCTTATCAAGTCCTAATGATTTAGCCCGCATATAAGATTCGACTAATAACTCATCAGTTAATCTCCACATGATTATACTCCTTTTCAAGGCATTTTTAAGTTTTAAAAATAACTAACCGTAGTATTAACAACACGTTGTTGGTAATTTACGTTAAAATCACCACCATTAGGCAAAAAAATAAAAACCGACCTTTAATAAAAAAGGTCGGTTGCACTATTAGCTCTTAAACAATCAAGTGCCCACATAAGATTGTTTACTCATTGCTTCCTTATCATAATTTGTTAGGTATTAAGTCCTGTAATAATGAAATTAACATAACTCAATTTTATACTGTTTAGCTAAATGCGTCCAGTTGATCTTTATCTAATTTACGATAAAAAACTAGGCCACTTTGCCAATATATAGTTTCCTATATAGGACTACGGGAACATCTTATTTTCTTATTCATTGTTCTATTTTTTTACCCTGATGATTTTTAGGAATTTTCGTACTTCATCTTTAATTATACAAAATTCAAATGCCGCACAAATCAGTTTCCCATTCAGAAACTAAATCTTTTATATTATGCAATGGCAGTATTCATCACATATTCCTTTTACAACCACGTTTGATCATTTTAAATAAAGAGCTTTTTATATAAACGTTGTAGGAAATCTATAGGTAAATTCCCGCATTTGCTTTTCACATAAAAACAGCTTCCGATTTATGATTTGCTCAATAATTTAATGTTGTGGTAATAGTAATAAACAAAGACCACTCTATCATGAATGGGTATACAAACTACCCACTGACTCCGTGTTACTAGCACGGGTCTTATCTATTTTAATGGAAAATGGTTCCTATTTGCAATTTTTGAAGGGAGGGTTTTCTGTGTATGGCTTATTAGACATAGATTTGATGTTGTTTTAAAAATCGGTTCCGACTGCTAAATAGTTGGTTTTCGCAGGGTATAGAATCTGTC contains the following coding sequences:
- a CDS encoding EAL domain-containing protein, translated to MYETALNKAIKERLQDIELALNESSIVAITDSRGIIQFTNDKFCEISKYSREELIGSRQNIVNSGYHSREFFKEMWKTIGNGYVWKGKMKNKAKDGTYYWVDTTIVPFLKENGKPYQYISIRHDITKLKEYEETIKQMAFQDSLTLLPNRNSLSEWLSCQIMESKGVTVLFIDIDRFKSINDTFGHNTGDVLLKEVAKRLKSCVRSTDFIVRQGGDEFIIFLNGIVDRNDVMVVVYDILEQFRFPFLIKGEQISVTASIGISISEEKNDDYLQLGEILILQADTAMYHAKKQCGNTYCFNTDDQNDEMQRYYQVEQEVKKALSQNQFSVVYQPLVNLKNDQIIGVEALLRWYNPRIGPVSPAEFIPLLEELGNIISVGRWVLKTVCSQMKSWQDKGILIERAAVNVSPIQLRDTNFVSDVKQILKETHLNPKYLELEITEGTILQLGRAEKNLHELRALGIHISIDDFGTGYSSLSYLKKLPVNTLKIDKSFIHDLDIEDEVIVNTIINMGKSLKFKVLAEGIESEDQLLYLKSQDCHEGQGYYFSKPVEADEIQKIYQEHFTCIEEEHYSS
- a CDS encoding methyl-accepting chemotaxis protein — protein: MTTKQHVLSQDGMFTAIERSLAMILFDSHGKILWANNNFVQVIGYKVEELKNMNHKQLCLSEFVNSRNYDVFWSNLRNNKAFHDKVERVKKDGSILWLDATYTPVLNEEGHIEGVIKIATDITPRETFLKNSSDEFIALVQEMTASTNVVHNASQKSVNDMKKLVDESKIVKENVEKIQSMASVVKDIAAQSNLLGLNASIEAARAGDYGRGFSVVASEVRKMADTSKNAAEDISSQLNHILNSVTVMAEMVKQVTENINKNSDSIDELKGAYEHITKTAEELSNII
- a CDS encoding GGDEF domain-containing protein gives rise to the protein MGYKGRITGITFVAIIIIVIRTFVKLNFGETPHGIPLPASILMIVGWYLGREYDKSVYKANRDSLTGLFNRRYVLDNIQKSFSKAKRKRNKLAIILLDVNDFKQINDNLGHETGDQVLKCISDLLIDSFASEDIVARWGGDEFLIVSSFTDETMLNQKVSHFKGSIKGKHWRHNGLSVSIGKAIYPSDDKTFESLISKADANMYRFKSYHNSNT
- a CDS encoding methyl-accepting chemotaxis protein encodes the protein MKLFMKKTKPWNEYINRSGPDIKEVGNRVRDRLAFMNISQDNLNDIREASTILLPYKNEIINQFYDTITAVDHLKNMIIQHSTIERLQKTMEKYLEQFLQAEVNKEYVMTRIIVGQVHSRINLTAEHFISAHHLLMQIITSIVMEKWHSEPNRMMKTVLSIQKLAAFDQQLIVEVYMEETFKSLLFGISDTLNYTTQLDTSKQLLTKMDNMNGESYSVSTATEQVSASIEEVANHSIEAAEATDDAVRSAEQSKKIVNSTLEDIEQVGRVYNQMVGQVNNLNQEIEKTYHIVEVIKQITEQTNLLALNASIEAARAGEQGKGFAVVANEVRQLAEHTKEQTLLISTNMQALQNVANQVTNQMTSTEQLMKKSVSGAKIADDELNKIVSAMQDINEATSHIAAMSEEQTAAINEIAQRNSAIFELSDSSQEIAKQTAKVILDLSKQMEEYRNTFFKTNIRLNAKDTIKVSKTDHLLWKWKIYNMLLGLEKIDLEQVNSHETCRLGKWYYSDLPSKVKNNTTFKQLEGPHKAVHVHARKAVAYYEQGDMSSAEKAFELVVEASDAVLDLLTKLETEL
- a CDS encoding sporulation histidine kinase inhibitor Sda; this encodes MWRLTDELLVESYMRAKSLGLDKDFVALLEDELNHRNIFIQYIKMPSSSTKSFSI